Proteins encoded together in one Triticum dicoccoides isolate Atlit2015 ecotype Zavitan chromosome 7B, WEW_v2.0, whole genome shotgun sequence window:
- the LOC119335229 gene encoding uncharacterized protein LOC119335229, translating to MDAVESSTSPYSPSLLRHKLRTTMCGCFGSPSSPVSGGERPQSGGRTRWRRRVAAAGKFRYDPLSYALNFDDGGSDDGDAEAEDTAFRYRNFSSRLPPSPAPASRAVAIA from the coding sequence ATGGACGCCGTGGAGTCCTCCACTTCGCCCTACTCGCCGTCGTTGCTGCGCCACAAGCTGCGGACCACCATGTGCGGCTGCTTTGGCTCGCCGTCGTCGCCGGTCAGCGGCGGGGAGAGGCCGCAAAGCGGGGGCAGGACCAGGTGGAGGCGGCGCGTGGCAGCCGCGGGGAAGTTCAGGTACGACCCGCTCAGCTACGCGCTCAACTTCGACGACGGCGGCAGCGACGACGGGGACGCCGAAGCAGAGGATACGGCCTTCCGGTACCGGAACTTCAGCTCGCGCCTGCCGCCCTCGCCGGCGCCGGCCTCCCGAGCCGTCGCCATCGCCTGA
- the LOC119335578 gene encoding uncharacterized protein LOC119335578: MDAVESSSPPSLRQKLRTTVCGCFGSPSSPGSSGERSHTSGARARWRRRVAAAGEFRYDPLSYALNFDDGGSDDGNADAEDAVFLHRNFNWRLPPSPAPASRTVSIA; encoded by the coding sequence ATGGACGCGGTGGAGTCCTCCTCGCCGCCCTCGCTGCGCCAGAAGCTGCGCACCACCGTCTGCGGCTGCTTCGGCTCCCCGTCGTCGCCGGGCAGCAGCGGGGAGAGGTCGCACACCAGCGGCGCCAGGGCCAGGTGGAGGCGGCGAGTGGCGGCCGCGGGGGAGTTCAGGTACGACCCGCTCAGCTACGCGCTCAACTTCGACGACGGCGGCAGCGATGACGGCAACGCCGACGCGGAGGATGCCGTCTTCCTGCACAGAAACTTCAACTGGCGCCTGCCTCCCTCGCCGGCACCGGCCTCCCGAACCGTCTCAATCGCCTGA